The genomic window gcaattgtctgaaactgctcctcggatcataagaactcagtcctcaaatgatagtcataataatgtccaaaatataaaaattactgactatcattgaagactgagttccgcagtctagtatccaaaatctgaattttgatgatttttacgatcgtcgggatgaaaaaaaaaaatcaaaaaatcaatgaatgggcctttagttcctctccttaccctggcaatataaatcaaagaaaaataaagaaagaaaacaagaaaagaaaattaaccaaattaagggatctggaatgagcgttttgagcgtttcgatagtattttgtgtgggacatgagagcacatcagacatatcgaattgcattctgaatacgaagaatgtctttctgatatcaaataaatttcattgtttgaaattcacgatataatacaaattttatgacaaattattaaaatttgatatttttcacatttttgataaataacagtcctcgaagtaaatatcataaatctaatgttatattcttaaacagtccctggcatgataccatacatgtataggcctatgtatagtaaatgtgtctgctttatctgttttgtgctgtttaagggctggggtatgaacgtttgaacggtatttattttgggacattagagcacatcagacatatcgaattgcattctgaatacgaagaatgtcattctgatatcaaataattttgattttgtgaaattcgcaatttaatacacattttatggcaaatcattaaaaattgatatttttgatatttaacagtacttgaagtgaactttataaatctgatgatttatacttaaagtggtatgtaggtgggatgaaaagccgacgatcaattgaaaattttgacctttcgtattgaagatatggattttttttcccaaaacaccaaaaaaaaataggtctttttttttataaaatccatatcttcaatatgaaaggtcacaattttcaattgaccgtcggcttttcctccctgctacatacactttaagaatatatcattagatttatataattcacttcgaggactgttatatatcaaaaatgtgaaaaatatcaaattttataatttgtcataaaatttgtattatattgtgattttcaaaaatgaaaattatttgatatcagaaagacatgcttcgtattcagaatgcaattcgataggtctgaggtgctctcatgtcgcacaaaaaatactgtcgaaacgcaataaacgctcattttagatcccttaagcaaatagttaaacataatttccataaaatgtaagcttttactgtcagctagatatgtccccttttaattttgagcagaacaagtgaggtaaagcaaagaaaattgaaatttactactactagcgccaatgaatgttatacgattgtaaaacggtacgatcctctgggtgtgtgtgtggggtgtgtgcgtatgtgtgtcctgcacgcgtatttttttctgcaactataacgggacgcaatacgataccggtatgttataagaatcaaacttacaagaaagatggctcttgtcaaatcctacaattctgtcagagaaaatatgcatatttgcattaaatttttaattaattgacataattgattaattaataaatatttaatttaatgatttaccataattccaaatatgtcaaacaatatgtcaaattaaagctaatgaaatgctttataaattggtcagagcgcattttgcagaatgcatttagtactttagttacatgattccaaacattctattccaattttttgctatacacgcataggagctgtacttttaaaatccgcgcctaatcaataataatagtctttcactccattgtcaaagtactgtgctccctgtagctgtcgcattatggagtgaccaggtcctagagtacaccacatttcgccataatgcattctagaaacgcttgctgttagaataagaaaaattttaatgctaatttattgcatattctagggaagcgtggttacctttttaaaataaccgagtgagagggttttcaagaaaatatttttcctgtcaaaactgaagcatcctctgtataaaagaaaatatgaatattaactgcacatcatatataacgattcgtgatacccaattgtggcacatttgatgtcgtttaagaggcagagaattttatttcaattttatatacgccaaaatatttttctaattgagcgagaatggcgaaaAAAAAACGaggttcgaggctctccccgcacatagtgcataatggcggaaccgtgcaagtagcgaatggggcttcaacttcgtcaatactgccgttttcttgggttttgtgccaatttttttcattaattttttttataaaagtaacaatttgattttttttcactttcgctgtgatcactgaatggggctttgcaacgcgatatattcaaaacttgtattcacctactgttatagcattaatccgattattacacaacctcgccagcgtattcaagacatccaatgcaaataatcacctagattatgacgtatcataccgtaaatatggcggagtactcaaattcattcaacaaaagcatgattacaagctattcagcatcgaagtggttacgtaattctcttggttaccggatcacgctactttggtatgccttcgagtgccatatactttatgtggtgatcatttcgatcgtggttcattactctagcgcgtgatcccgttgacatagtaacattacgtaacttcgatactgaattgcaatctaccgcgacagctcgtctcacacacataacaaatgcacaaatacgatcaaataggttgacgacaacgtttgattgaatgcactgcattgtgccatgattacggtgaaggacaccggttcaattcctttgtatggagccaatcaataatttcacgcacatcctctattattgcccgggatgattgcacactgtaaaagagctattgttataatgtttgatgaaatcgtgtttaactaccgtatttgcttaagaacggcacaatacagataaagcagacagattgactacatgtggtacatgtatatacatattaatatagggaatgtgtgtgagtcgagtatacctaattataataggggcgtatccaaaaatgaattcacgcccctttcaaatgtcgagccaaagtgcaggccctatgagttacatgattccaaacattctattccaattttttgctatacacgcataggagctgtacttttaaaatccgcgcctaatcaataatgatagtctttcactccattgtcaaagtactgtgctccctgtagctgtagcattatggagtgaccaggtcctagagtgtgatggttttgtagcagatgacagtgctcattcaagcctgtcaaggtcatttagtagccacttgctgaatggatggccatgatcagctatcaaagagatgcctgtgcagctgccaatcacagtagaggtttgataacattttgttaaaaacccaaatgtgatataaggacacagctgtgcatgttggtacttaattgtttggattcttacgttgaaattccggcttgtattagtatttttatgtgtagtgtatagtggtcataaattatatagcttttaaattttgggcatttttgctctgttgcactgtaccattatggaatttgagcaaatcaattaccgacacaagcaggtatacagtgtattattttatttttatttcgtatctcaggagcacagctcacttggtaaggcatcagaatttggtacactagcgcttcgaagtttaaatcggaaggtggtgagttcgagcctcatcacggtcacattaattttataaaccaaatattgttcgaacttttcatatttgtttttcttttattgtttcttttctttgtctttttttttcttgttttcttttttttttttttctttatttttctttgatccatattgccagtgtaaggagaggagggaactaacggcccattcagtgattttttttcatccggacgatcgtaaaaatcatcaaaattcagattttgtacaagactgcggaactcagtcttcaatgatatactaataatcttttggtcattatatgactatcatcatttgacgactgagttcttatgatacatcatccgaagagcagtttcagacaattgcttgggattgttggggcagaggtaatcttttgaattctttcatgaccaccaaagcagagttaaacctgtcaaggacactcagcgtgaattgaactgaccatgtcactcgccacaaaagaatgtcaaaggtcataaaacatcaacttggtgtcttctgctagtggttcagccctaagccgtgtaggcctatttaagacaaaaataatgcatttacgtgaatctgtaatttatatactgacagtatatataaattagctacatgtatttgaatggggcttcaacttcgtcaatactgcagttttcttgggttttgtgccaattttgttccttttttataaaagtaacaatttgatttttttttttttttcgctgggatcactgaatagggctttgcaacgcgatatattcaaaacttgtattcacctactgttatagcattaatccgattattacacaacctcaccagcgtattcaagatatccaatgcaaataatcacctagattatgacgtatcataccgtaaatatggcggagtactcaaattcattcaacaaaagcatgattacaagctattgcaatctaccgcgacagctcgtctcacacacaaacaaatgcacaaatacgatcaaataggttgacgacaacgtttgattgaatgcactgcattgtgccatgattacggtgaaggacaccggttcaattcctttgtatggagccaatcaataatttcacgcacatcatctattattgcccaattattgcccgggatgattgcacactgtaaaagagctattgttataatgtttgatgaaatcgtgtttaactaccgtatttgcttaagaaggggcacaatacagataaagcagacagattgactacatgtggtacatgtatatacatattaatatagggaatgtgtgtgagtcgagtattacctaattataataggggcgtatccaaaaatgaattcacgcccctttcaaatgtcgagccaaagtgcaggccctatgataaatcattctgggacaccctgtagctttgATCAAAGAGTGTCCATCGGTGGATCTAACGGTTATAATATTATAAGCTATGACTAGAGACCATGTTGTAATCTACAGAGGACTCTGCAGGGCATatgaaatacaaaaatacaaaaaggatATAGCCTAAacattataagctattatattaCTAATAAACAAATATAGGTATTCTTTCGGCAACACTATGAAGTATGTGGATATTAAACATCTGTGTTCAAAATTCAAACCATTATTCCAAACATGGCGGTGTGCCGTTGCAAATGTATCAGTAAAATCTGATTCTACAGCAAGTGTTGCGCACAAAATCCATGAATCTAATATTCCCAGATTGAGTGTAGGACTAAAGTGTGCCAAAATCAATAACAACGAGGAGCAATTATACAGGGCGACATTTGAATTATACATGTTACCTCTTACATAATTTTTGCGATCGTTACTCTTAGCTTTTACACGAGGAATAACGCGTTGGattaataaaagaaaacaaatgaaaGGAAAAATTCGTGTTTAATATGATGGGAAGATTATCAAAATTTGTAGAAGTACTCAAACCTAAAATATATTGATCGACAAAAAATGCACAGATTTCGTAATTCACTTGGTTTATTAGTATACTTCATGGTCTTATGTAACGTGTTGCGAGACAGTGTCAATTTAATTGGATTGAAAACTAAATCAAAGGAAAACTTCAAACCGAAACACAAGACGTTTTTTTATATAAAGTTGAAAGATCATTGTGTGACTGTAACCTTATATGGTTTCCTTGCTTGCgagcacaatttgttttgaatatTCTACTTGAGTTCTAGACTTACATGTCTATAATATTTGTGTTGCCTTCTACAAATCTTCGCTTCATATCCAATAACAACTTGATGTGACGTTAACAATTGGTGACACGACACATACATCACAGGATTATACACGCAAGGTGCATCAAAAAACATTGTGACATTATGTGTTTATATAGCTACCATGGTTACAAAATATTCGAGATTATTTAATGGCACTGTTTTTAAACAGTGCCATTAAATAATCTCTTAAAAGGGATGGAAgcaaaactcgaccggcagttGGCCGCCGATTCCgttcggttccgtccggtttctgttgttctaaacaatggcaaccggacGAAACCGGgcagaaccggcggtcaaccgacggccgagttttgatttcatccctaatgtACTTTCATATCAGTTCATGTACATCAGACACACGtttatatatttgttgttttgttttgtttttgtttggtttggttttttgtaaaatgtatcaattgtgtatttgaaaatatccaaaatatttcTCGGGGAAATCCGTAACATATAAAGTGTCCATTGGTAGCAATACTTGTAGTTATATAAGTGTTGCTACCAATGCACACTTTCTATGTTACGGATTTCTCCGAAAAATAGTTTGAGATATTTTTACTTATTGATACATGTTCGTACTACGTTGGCTGCGCACGTACAGGTGGTGTGTTTGTGGGTAGGGGTATTAATGGGAGTgaaaagaccactacactaaccttTCCTCCTATTTCAATTTCATCCtcaaaatttcatgttggccTTAGTGAAATATTCGATTACAGCAGTATATTCACTTTGGAGTTATCTTTCGAGCTGCAATAACATATTAATTGTAATTAATGACGTGACATTCGTACACACAAATTCAACGTAGCCAACTTAAGGGTTTGTTATTCAAAGCACTAACATTCTGAATAAATTTCATAACAACATTGTCTGGGTAAGCATTATAGATCTATTATGCGGCCGAAAAAACATTGACCAGTATAAACCTCGAATTAACCGTAAATGCCTGCGAGTAAAGGGTTACGCGAAAGGCACCAGACGGGCCCATCGTGTCAAGTTGTAAACTAAATCACATAATATAATACTAATTGGCATGTATGATGTCCGGTGTTTTTTAATCTTCAACAGGAAAAGACTGTGGCGTTGTGTTTTACCCTTATTGGCTTGCTCTACTGTTATTACCTATATGACACAAACAGACCAATGCTTCTGGAGATGGCATCTTCCACAGCTGTACAACATAATTGCACATCACCCACGTAAGTCCGTTTGTTGTTAGCAAGATAAATCTTAATACACccttgttcatttttttatcttttatttgtTGTATCAACATAATACCTAATGGAAAAGCAACTCACCGTTTAAGACTATCCTTATTGTATGTGATTCGCCTTGGTAATCTCTCACATCAGAATCATTCATTAGAAGAAGTTCAAAGTTGCAACCCCGCGTTGAATGCTATTGTTAAGATCAATTGAATCATGATTCACGTTCGTTCTTGATGTGTTTGTATATATAAAATCAATTTAATTAGAATGATCTCATCTCGTACGGAAAAGGATCCTTCGTGATAATGCATCCGACATTTGTAAGTAGAGAATTGCTTTTAAAGGTTGTGGCTTCAGGGGGATGTAGCATGGAGTTTGACTTAGATAATGATGTGCAAAGAAATTCAAAACCTGAGGCAATTTCGTGAAAAACGATAAGACACTTATGTTACGTTGAGCAATTGTACGAAAACATGATAAACAACACGATTTTAATTAAGGGTTACATTAAAGCATGTCATCTCAACGTATGCGATCAAAAATAAATGggaaaatttatttcattttatacaaCTGTACCAGACTGTACTACCACTAAATCTATACAATGTGTTATTTTAAGTGAAAATCTTGCATTgatatgaatttattaaatttgatGTAGCTAATGGTAGGAATTGATGACATCAATGTGATAAATAGAATACGACTTACTACACCAGTCAAAAATGTTAAATGATTACTCTTATTCATTAGCATTTTTCAAACATCAAATTAGCGTCATTTCAGTCAGTAGACCTGATAGATGTCAGGCAATAGAACACTTGACTATCAAGTACTGAAGTATTGATGTCCCATGACACCGACAGCCTGCGACAGGCACTTCAGTCAGCACCATgagaacagaaaagaaagaatgaatgcaAACTCTGGATTGTCATTGTCTGATCCTTTAATGTTTTTGAGTAGTGTGCATCGTGTACCGGTAAATCTACAAAAAGCTTTAATGTGATTTTTGTACAATATAACAGCGTCGTACATTATTTCTGCATATTGAACCCGGATGTTGAAGAGTCAGATCATATATTATGTATTGAATATCAATCCGCGTTTGAAATGCTTTGGAAACAGACTGCGATATGAACCGATCAACACCCCGTTCATCTCCATATCACTTTTTTcttatcaaaatggagatttaggTAGCAGTGAAAAGTCTGTATTTTTCCTATTGacctaaataaaatatattttatttttattttatagatTAAAGTTTTTTATGAATTGGCCAATCCATTTATTATTCGCACAATCTTCTATGAACCTTCAAATGCACATTTTGGATTCTCATATCAAAAGGGAAGCCCGTTAGATGAGGAGTGGGTCTCAAGGGTATGCTTACAATATATCATGCGATAAAATCGGGCCATCTTCCATTAAAGAAAGATGCTTTTGCTTTTGTCAgtcatttgaaatttgacccggtAATTGAGAACATCATTAATTGTGTTCCTTTAAAATGTCTCTCTCATTGATTTTACGAATGTCAGCCGCGAAGAGTAAAATCAGCATACTCTATTTAGTCAAATCAAGACCATTATAGCGGCGAATGAAGCATATATATTCCTATTTTATCAAATAAAACGACTTTCAGCTATTCCCGGGCATACAGAGTCGTCAATGTGTATTCTCAATGTATCGTCATCAATTTATTGAAAGGGGAACTGCGAGTGCATTAATTGCAAACATCCAGCCCTATCTACTTCAAACGACGGTCTATAGTTCAAAAGTAACAATGAGTGATAACTTTGTGACTAAAATAGTTTGGACCATTCTTAACGCGAAGAAGGCTCCCTATATGCACCATGTTGGCCAATAATCAATCGCTCGTTATCAGGTATATTGAACTATGAATTCAGCCAAAAAGAATAAAGAGAACATTTAAAGCGGCTACTTTGAAAGTATACGCTCATGTTTGTCAGCGTTGTTAGCTGCGCATGAGCACTGAGAGTGCAATGAAAATGGACTTTTGCACTTTGTGCTTAAAATAGCAATAGAAACAGTAATCgatagtaattggccaatcaaatgacaagcatctttgtacatgttgtatgagTTACATAACAACATTAGGATTTGTATACTACACACACTACACAAATGTATTGCAACAAGAAAGAAGAATTCCGCAAACTGTAAGTTGACCATTGATCCAATATCACATGACGTACTGGATAGAAGTGTTCTTTGCTGAAATAAGTAAGATTAGGCTAATAAATGGGATAGAAGGTTGTTCGATTGTTTTACTATAACATTACTCTACATTTTGTTGTTTTATGTTTCAGGTGCTTATCTAGTATATCAAGAGCTTTGCGAACATCTTCATGTAAGCCTCACAATCATGTTGTCTACATAAAGACACACAAGACAGGGAGCACAACACTTCAACAGGTTATCCAGATGCATGGATTTCGTCACCGCCTGTCATTCCTGTTCAACGAAAAGAGTCCAAAAAACGGTCATATACGTTACTCATTTGTCTCCAACACAACGCAACGTAAATTTCTTCCGCCTATTAATATAGCACATGGAGACTATTCCAATTATAGAAATTATGATATATTGGCCGCTCATATGAAGTACAACAGAACCGTGTTAAATTGGTACATGAAAAATGATAGTAAATACATCAGTATTGTAAGAGAACCTGTGGCTCAATTTGAATCCGcatttgattttttcaaaatagctAACAAGATGTCGAAGCGGACTCATGGTTTGGGACTGAGAAGCCCTATAGATCAATGGCTAAATAATCCAGGATTGTACCTCAAAGGTCTTGGTGGACCTAAAGGCACTGTCTGGGTGTCTTTGAATAATGGTCAAATGTTAGATTTAGGATTGGATGCAAATGATATAAACAATATAACTGAAGTCAAGAAAACGGTGAAGAATCTCTCAGAGGAGCTAGATCTGGTGCTCGTCACAGAATACTTTGATGAATCACTTGTGCTTCTAAAGAGGCTCCTTTGTTGGAGTTTCGAAGATATAGTATATTTTTCACAGAATCAACGTCACAGACGTCGGCGATTAAGAGAGAGCACAAAACACAGAATACGAAAATGGAACCACGCGGATATGTTGCTCTATAAGCACTTCAACGAAACTTTATGGCGTAAAATTGAAGAGTATGGTCCAACGTTTCATGATGATCTTAAAACTTTTAGAAAAACCAAAGATAAGGTTACTAGGGAATGTGCAGTGAAAACAGAAATGCATTTGGATCATAAAGGAATTGTACGCTATAGAACAGGTCAAACCGCTACACGGTGTAAATTATTAACCGATAGTAAAGAACTTTTCTACGAGATATGGAAACGACAATCCCCAGGTTCTCATCATGTTAAAACATCAAAGTCAGATTTGCAACACCAAATAGCAACAAGAAGGCATCAAATAGCAGCACGAGGTAGAAATATACCATGGCCAATCAGAGCTAGGGCTAGAACTGGTTAATAATTCAATTGGATGTACTTGGTAATCGTatcccatgatcatgatgatctaaCCAAAGAGGTGACATGCGGATGTTGATGCTTTCGTGCAGGCTGATGCAGCATACTTATTTGAACAAACATGGTCATGGTGTTACAATGAAAGGTATATGACCCGATGGTCAAACCACCtttgggatgaaatcaaaactgctggttccgtccggtttcttgttctaaacaatgaaaaGTTGGAAACCTGACGGACCCGCGATcaaccaccggtcgagttttgatttcatcccttcccccccccccccccgcccctcatcttccactttacctcatcaaaatacaGGATTTGATATcaagtgaaagctcatatttttgtgataaccatgataacccatGGAATTTACTTCGTTTAGAAGGTGTTACAAAAACATGGCATATAGTTAACTGTGTGCCACtacaatatacattttgtttctCGAATCAAGATCGCTGGAGGAATTGaactcaaattttaaaattcaggCTTTTTAGTCAtcttaaaaattattttcaagGG from Amphiura filiformis chromosome 5, Afil_fr2py, whole genome shotgun sequence includes these protein-coding regions:
- the LOC140153179 gene encoding galactosylceramide sulfotransferase-like, which translates into the protein MSVWEKTVALCFTLIGLLYCYYLYDTNRPMLLEMASSTAVQHNCTSPTCLSSISRALRTSSCKPHNHVVYIKTHKTGSTTLQQVIQMHGFRHRLSFLFNEKSPKNGHIRYSFVSNTTQRKFLPPINIAHGDYSNYRNYDILAAHMKYNRTVLNWYMKNDSKYISIVREPVAQFESAFDFFKIANKMSKRTHGLGLRSPIDQWLNNPGLYLKGLGGPKGTVWVSLNNGQMLDLGLDANDINNITEVKKTVKNLSEELDLVLVTEYFDESLVLLKRLLCWSFEDIVYFSQNQRHRRRRLRESTKHRIRKWNHADMLLYKHFNETLWRKIEEYGPTFHDDLKTFRKTKDKVTRECAVKTEMHLDHKGIVRYRTGQTATRCKLLTDSKELFYEIWKRQSPGSHHVKTSKSDLQHQIATRRHQIAARGRNIPWPIRARARTG